The proteins below come from a single Chryseobacterium sp. MA9 genomic window:
- a CDS encoding SRPBCC domain-containing protein — MESNITFNKDFDAASTYVMKIYKADVSTVWNHFTQSELLDQWWGPKPWKCETVSQDFREGGIWMYAMVGPNGEKGPMYAQSQYGEITEHRSLDWMSAFCDEKGNINEDFPRSKWLIGFTGVEEGTKVTINIHYHSQEAMKKILDMGFEEGFKMGLKQLEELIS; from the coding sequence ATGGAATCTAATATCACTTTCAACAAAGATTTTGATGCTGCCAGTACGTATGTCATGAAAATTTATAAGGCTGATGTTTCAACGGTATGGAACCATTTCACCCAATCTGAATTATTAGATCAATGGTGGGGCCCTAAACCCTGGAAATGTGAAACGGTAAGCCAGGACTTCAGAGAAGGAGGAATCTGGATGTATGCAATGGTAGGACCAAACGGTGAGAAAGGACCTATGTATGCTCAGTCTCAGTATGGCGAAATTACAGAACACAGAAGCCTTGACTGGATGAGTGCTTTTTGTGATGAAAAAGGAAACATCAATGAAGATTTCCCAAGGTCAAAATGGCTGATCGGCTTTACCGGAGTGGAAGAGGGTACCAAAGTGACCATTAATATCCATTACCATTCTCAGGAAGCGATGAAAAAGATCTTGGATATGGGATTTGAAGAAGGATTTAAAATGGGACTGAAACAATTGGAAGAACTGATCAGTTGA
- a CDS encoding sensor histidine kinase KdpD translates to MNNKFIPIISVFMTISLIVFVTLQFYWLKGYYGVLEQDFSNKVYAVLESTSQNIQEIEADKYLNQDYKDFRKNILANSKQPSLTTIQQVEDSGTQRQIIYSKNIIEKTQLPISQKGDSIKLTTLYTDEAAYKIKRDTTNRELLTTDINQEIETGDYSMKEFVKVYGNNLPITKRVDPKTLDSVIAKELKIRGISAKFGYGVLDRNNKLTSIVNKAYKEKKDSNIYSFPLFADKKNTLYSLALVFPKKEYSLAMNNWPMLLGTFLSLLTILGIYIISINYMMRQKKLAEVKTDFINNMSHEFKTPLATISVATDSLANDKIATNPDKVKYYSELIKQENLRMKKQVENVLNMSKLERNEVELFLKETNVRELIKRTTESFNLIVQQRNGSLTQKFNATHYNFKIDEFHISNMLVNLLDNANKYSPEAPEIHVETRNEGHWYIIEISDKGMGMDTQNKTKIFEKFFREETGNIHNVKGQGLGLSYVKKIVELHKGQIIVDSHKGNGSTFTIKLPMG, encoded by the coding sequence ATGAATAACAAATTCATCCCAATAATTTCAGTGTTTATGACAATCTCACTGATTGTCTTTGTGACGCTCCAATTTTATTGGTTGAAAGGCTATTACGGCGTACTGGAACAGGATTTTTCAAATAAAGTGTATGCAGTTTTGGAAAGTACTTCACAAAATATTCAAGAGATTGAAGCCGACAAATACCTGAACCAGGATTATAAAGACTTCAGAAAAAATATTCTTGCGAACAGCAAACAGCCATCCTTAACTACTATTCAACAGGTAGAAGACTCCGGCACTCAGAGACAGATTATTTATTCTAAAAATATTATTGAAAAAACACAGCTTCCGATTTCTCAAAAAGGAGATTCTATAAAGCTGACCACTTTATATACAGACGAAGCTGCCTATAAAATAAAGAGAGATACCACCAACCGTGAACTCCTTACCACAGATATCAATCAGGAGATTGAGACTGGAGATTACTCCATGAAAGAATTTGTGAAAGTATATGGAAATAATCTTCCTATTACCAAAAGAGTGGATCCGAAAACGCTTGATTCCGTGATCGCTAAAGAACTCAAAATAAGAGGAATATCTGCTAAGTTCGGATATGGAGTTCTTGACAGAAATAACAAGCTTACAAGCATTGTGAATAAAGCTTATAAAGAGAAAAAAGACAGTAACATCTACAGCTTTCCTCTTTTTGCAGACAAAAAAAATACATTGTACAGCCTCGCATTGGTTTTTCCTAAAAAAGAATATTCTCTGGCAATGAACAACTGGCCGATGCTTTTGGGAACATTTCTTTCTCTTCTTACTATTCTTGGAATTTATATTATTTCCATCAATTATATGATGAGGCAGAAAAAGCTTGCTGAAGTAAAAACAGACTTCATCAACAATATGTCTCATGAGTTTAAAACACCACTAGCAACCATTTCTGTAGCAACAGATTCTTTGGCTAATGATAAAATTGCGACTAATCCGGATAAGGTAAAATACTATTCCGAATTAATCAAGCAGGAGAATTTAAGGATGAAAAAGCAGGTAGAAAATGTACTTAATATGTCTAAGCTTGAAAGAAATGAAGTAGAACTGTTTTTAAAAGAGACCAATGTAAGAGAATTGATCAAAAGAACCACAGAGTCTTTCAATCTTATTGTGCAGCAAAGGAACGGTTCCCTTACCCAGAAATTCAATGCCACTCATTATAATTTTAAAATAGACGAATTCCACATCTCCAATATGCTGGTCAACCTGCTGGATAATGCCAATAAATATTCTCCTGAAGCACCAGAAATACATGTGGAAACAAGAAATGAAGGACACTGGTATATCATTGAAATTTCCGATAAGGGGATGGGAATGGATACTCAGAATAAAACCAAAATTTTCGAAAAATTCTTCAGGGAAGAAACCGGAAATATTCACAATGTAAAAGGACAGGGATTAGGTCTTTCCTACGTGAAGAAAATTGTAGAACTGCACAAAGGACAGATTATCGTAGACTCTCATAAAGGAAATGGAAGTACGTTTACGATAAAACTGCCAATGGGATAA
- a CDS encoding response regulator transcription factor, protein MSNRILLVEDDQSFGAVLKDYLTINNFEVTLATDGEQGLKEFTENEFDICIFDVMMPKKDGFSLAEDVKKIDKNTPIIFLTARNMREDILKGYQLGADDYITKPFDTELLLYKIKAILQRSSTLENEEQEQFKISNIFFDSMLRQLKVGDKEYKLSPKENELLKLLCIHRNDFMPRDLALRKIWKKENYFTARSMDVYIAKLRKLLKDDEGLEIINVHGEGFRLLVKN, encoded by the coding sequence ATGAGCAACAGAATATTATTAGTAGAGGACGATCAGAGTTTCGGGGCAGTACTTAAAGATTATTTGACAATCAATAATTTTGAAGTAACTCTTGCTACTGACGGGGAGCAGGGACTTAAAGAATTTACAGAAAATGAATTCGACATCTGCATATTTGACGTAATGATGCCTAAAAAAGACGGGTTTTCATTGGCTGAAGATGTAAAAAAGATTGATAAAAATACACCTATTATATTTCTTACAGCAAGAAATATGAGAGAAGATATTTTGAAAGGATACCAGTTGGGTGCGGATGATTATATTACAAAACCTTTTGATACTGAACTTCTTTTATACAAAATCAAGGCTATTTTACAGAGAAGCTCTACATTGGAAAATGAGGAACAGGAGCAGTTTAAAATCAGTAATATTTTCTTCGACTCTATGCTGAGACAGCTGAAAGTAGGTGATAAAGAATATAAACTTTCTCCTAAAGAAAATGAATTATTGAAGCTTCTTTGTATTCACAGAAATGATTTCATGCCTAGAGATCTTGCTTTAAGAAAGATCTGGAAAAAAGAAAATTACTTTACCGCAAGAAGTATGGACGTATATATCGCAAAACTTCGTAAGTTATTAAAAGACGATGAAGGATTGGAAATTATCAACGTTCACGGAGAAGGATTCAGACTTTTAGTAAAAAATTAA